In Amphiura filiformis chromosome 1, Afil_fr2py, whole genome shotgun sequence, the following are encoded in one genomic region:
- the LOC140145853 gene encoding protein PET100 homolog, mitochondrial-like isoform X1 — translation MGDWKLEVFRMSFYVFFPLSIFYLCNQTDYFKDGKAMSWLYEVGDNRQGTPEQIAERKREHREFLEKRWQEFEAKRKVKEEAELKLLEEKRQAFNSSSSS, via the exons aTGAGTTTTTATGTTTTCTTCCCTTTGAGTATCTTCTACCTGTGCAATCAAACTGATTACTTCAAGGATGGAAAAGCCATGAGTTGGCTCTATGAAGTG GGAGATAATCGACAAGGAACCCCTGAGCAGATTGCTGAAAGA AAAAGAGAGCACCGTGAATTTCTGGAGAAAAGATGGCAGGAATTTGAAGCAAAAAGAAAAGTGAAAGAAGAGGCAGAACTAAAATTACTTGAAGAAAAACGACAAGCATTTaactcatcatcatcgtcataa